The genomic region TACCATTCCCCCCTTAATCTTTCTCAACTTTTTTATCTTTTCTATAAATAAAAAACTCCCTCAAAATTGATCTGACCCAATAAAGTTAGACAAATAATTTTAGGCAGCTTCTAAGACTTGAGTTCGGTATTCTACTGGGCTCAGGTCTTTTAATTTTGCCTTCATTCGTTTGTGATTGTAATACTCAATATAATCTTCCAACTCTTTTTCAAAATGCTCCATACTCTCAAACTCTTGTAAGTATAGTAGCTCAGACTTTAATAAGCCGAAGAAATTTTCAATTACGGCATTATCTAGGCAGTTGCCCTTACGGGACATACTTTGTATAATTTGGTGATCTTGTAATGTTTTCTGATACTTTTTCATTTGATAATGCCAGCCCTGATCGGAATGAAGAATGAGCTTATCTTCTGGTTTCAAACGTTTAATCGCCTCATCTAACATATCACCCACGAGTTGATAAACGGGTCTACTCATAACTTTGTACGCAATAATTTCGCCATTACACAAATCGAGAACAGGAGATAGATAACGCTTTTCTCCAAATAGATGGAATTCAGTCACATCTGTTACCCATTTTTGATTCATTTTGTTTGCGTGAAAATCACGTTGTAATACGTTCGGCGCGATTTTACCTACGTTTCCTTTATAAGAACGGTACTTCTTCATACGTACCATGCATTTTAAGCTAAGTTCATTCATTAAACGATTGATGGTCTTCGGATCATGTGTAAAACCATATTTCTTCAGCTCTTTTGTGATGCGACGATACCCGTATCGACCTTTGTGTTCATGATAAATCTTCTTAATTGCCTCTTTTACATCGGCGTATTTATCCACTCGGTTTAATCTTTTTTCCCAATAATAATAAGTGCTGCGTGGAATACCTGCGACTTCAACTAAATCCACAACGTCATACTGACACTTTAATTCGAAAATTACTTGCGCTTTGATTTTGTTTGTAATTTTTCCTGCATTTGAACTAAAGTATTCAACTTTTTTAAGTAAGCATTCTCCATTTCTAAACGCTCAATCTTCGCTTGTAACGCTTCTACTGATCCTTCAGCTGGTGGCAATTTATTTGTTTCTTTCTTCATAGATGGACGCCCCTTTTTCTTTGGTTTTAGCGCGTCCAATCCTTCTGTCTTAAGCAACTGATCCCATTTATGAATAGTACTGGGGGAAGAAATATTAAATGTGCTTGCAGTTTCTCGAAGAGACGCGCCCGTTTCGTTCATAAAATTGAGTACGTCTAGTTTAAACTGACTGGAGTAACTTGTATAGCCCTTGTTAAAACCTTCAATGCCTTGCGCTTCAAACAATTTCACCCAGGTAATAACTAATGATTTCACTGTGCCAATGCTTTCTGCAATGGTTTTATAACCTTCCTTACCAGTTAAATAACGTTCTACCGCTTTTAATTTATCGTCTACTGTATACTTAGACATAAAAACACCCCATAAATGTTAGTTTGGTGTCTAACATTTATGGGGCAGTTCAAATAGAGAGAGTTATTAATTGATATATACGATCCGCTTTTCAAATTCTTACAAAGCCATTTTCGCTTGCGATTATCTAGATAAAATTATCCTACCACAGCTCTCAAAAAAGATCTGGGTGCTTTCTATCAAATAAGAAAAAAATTTTTGCTAAACAACATATAATCAACCTCGAAACGACCCAATAGAGGATCTCTCCAATACAAGATGACAACGATGACACCCTCATATCTTTGTTATTAACCAGTGTTCCAACAAGATCCCAAAACTAGTAGTCCATTTATAAGGGGTTTAAGGGGACACACCAGTACGAGTTTTATAATTGCTTTTTCAACTTACGAATATACCCTTCTGATACTCCTAACAATTGACCCAATTTAACATTACTGCATTTAGGATTTTCCTCTAGCAACTGCTGTAATTTAAATAACTTATCATCTGTTTTATCCTGCTGCTGTTTTATATACTGTTCTCGTTCCTGTACGCCTTCCTTACGACGTTTCTCACGCTTTGCTTTAGTATTCCTTTCCTGCTTTTCTTGGCCGTCTATAATGATAGAGAAATGCTCCATTTCTTCTGGTGTGATCTCTAATTCCTCTATAATGGTTTCGCTCTTCATGGGACGTATGATTCCGTCCATATTCTGATACCACATTTTGTAGTCGCGTTTAGCGAACTCTTCAAAAAACTTAATGGCATCGTCATACGCATTACCAGCTGTACGAGTTACTTCTTTCACCTTTTGGGGATCAGCTAGTTTATCGTTTAACTGATAGGCAAATCCTAATGTTGCCTCTTTATTTTTAAGTATCAAAGCAACTGTATAAGCGTATATGTATGTCAATTTGTTTCTTTTTTCTATATCACCATTACGAAGAGCAACTAATTTTTCAAGATCATTTTTCTTACCGTTATTTAAGCTGTAGAGGTTCCTTAATCCCTTATTAGATGGTATAGTGACCAAAGTTCCTTTTCGTTGCTTAGACGGCTTCCTACGACGTTCTAGCGGGGTACAATAACTATATAATCCTTCCAAACTATATTCTAACGTTCTCCACATATCTACTTTGACTTGTTTTCCATTCTTACTATTTACGCTGTAAGGTAAGCGGAAAACACGTGTTACGTCCGTCCCTGAAGTATCTGCACCTAAATGCTTTAGTTCAGAAATGAATTGTGTCGTTATATATTGCGATAGGAAAGCCATTTTAGGGCTTGCTCCGCCGCTTATACTATAAATCAACTGGATTCCACGCCCTGAATGTATGAAAAGATTAGGATTCGGAATCTTTAAATCTATAATAAGTCTTTTTATTTCTTCAGTTGCTGCTTCAACAGAAATATTTAGTTTATAACAATCAATATCCACACCGATGTTCCTAATTTGTTTCAATGATTGAGCCGTTCTTGATCCATATTCAAAAGCGTTCAAGCTTAAATAAACATCTTTCCGGCGTTTATTTGCTTCTGCGATCAATTCTTTAAGATCATTCAAGCCGTAAAAATGATGTTTCTTGTTATTTAAACGGAATGTACAAACAAACCCTGTAATTTTACTACTGGATATGTAACATTCATGCCAGTCATCAATAAATGTCTCATGGTTGTTTAATATTGGCTGTGAATTTCCCATGTTTTTTCCCCTTTCCCTATTGGAAAGGAACGTGTACCTATGCTATGATAGAGGTAATAATTTAATAAAAAGGGCATGATTTGTCCTTTCCTAAAGGGTACACTAATCCCTTTCTTGAAGAACCTCGTCCGGTCGCCAAACTAGAGCGAGGTTTTTTCTATGCCTATTATTCTATCAAATTTTGGCGTAGGATGTGCAAAAAGTTTGATAAATGGCGTAGTTAACCCCTTTAAAATTCGGCGATATTGGTGTGTTCCTCGATATTATGAGCGGGTTTTGATCCTTTTCAAGGGTAATTTTCAAAAAAATCCCCCGATTTTTCAAAAGATCGAGGGAATGATATAATACCTTAACTAATATGTTTTAAGCTTGGACCGTCTTGTTACCAGCAAGGCGGTTCTTTTCTTTATTGGATCCAATAAGATCGTTAATCCATGCTGCCACTTCACTATAGCTTTTAGGTTGTCTATTGAAGCGGTCTACAAACATTTTGGTGTTTTGCGCTTCCGCTTTTGCATTCCATTCTTCCGCTGTCGGCTCAATCAAACTGAAAGTGGCCACATTATCACCTAAGCCTTGTACATAATGATTTCCCGTGAATTCAATGTTTCTTGCTCTTTTCAGTACTTCAATCATTTTCTGTTGTTTCATCACTTCATGCCTCCAGTGTTATATCGATTGTTATAGTTGAATTCATTGATATTTTTCAAATAGCGGTAGCCTCGTAAGAAGCCATGAACAAAATGATCTGACGCTTCCGCCCCTAATAAATTAGTGCAAGCATCTACATATTTCTTTAAAGCCTGCTGTTCCGAAGCGTTTAACATTTCCTTTAAGGGGTCTCGCCAACATTTCGGAAATTTTGTACGCTAAGAGAGTTTCATAAAAGATGTAGATGATACTTTGATTTTGGAACACCTTTTGGTACTACTATTTAGCCTTAATTTAGTTTAAATGTGATAGTACATAAACGAACGTTATTGGAACATTCTTTTTATACCAACGGTTTTAGCCTTAACGTACAATATTTTCGTTTTGCTGTCGGTACCCCATAATAGAATAACTTAGAAGATTTTTAGTTTGAGTCAGTACCTAACTCATTCATAATGTGATCAACTGTTTCATGCGGTTGTTCTACACTATTATCAATCCATAATCCAATATGCGGAGTAGTTTTTAAAAACTCTTTACGCAAATTATCAACGTCAAAGCCGATATAACCAGCCTTGCCTCTATTATGTTCTCTTTCTCGGATAACATCAGCAGTAGGAGTTAATACAATAGGTTCCACTTTCTCAGGAGCCATTAATTCAAGAATATACGGAAGTTTTTCACCATAGTAATTATCTTGTACAATAACAGTAAAACCCGCGTTGCTGTACCCTTTTGCAACTTCTGCTGTTAGTTGATAGCGCAAATCCAGTTGAATTTCGGCTTCTTCACTAGGATTTTCGCTCATTTCTTCTCGGCCAGAAATAATCATTTTACGAAAGACATCCCCACGTAAGTGTACTGACCTCTTGAATTTTTTTGCCATCAATTCTGCAACAGTAGATTTACCACTTGCCATCGGTCCTGTAATTAAATAGATCACTGAAATCCCTCCATTAGTTATTATTAATCATGTGCTAGTTTATTAGTTCGTTCTCCACTCGAATCACACTTTCTAAATTTCCCCATATACTAAAAGACGCGTTCCTAAATAAACGCACCGATTCTTAAATAGTTGATTAATTCAATTATCCTCTCTATTTTTTAATACCAATTATTTCAAAATCAGATAGTCAACTCAATCTTTTTTTTTGCCAAAAATAAGCTTACCTTACTACAGATAAGCGCCCGATTGCTGAAGAATATTGGGTTATATTTACCATGAAAAACCTTTAGATAAAGCATATCCAAAGGGGGAAAACTTCGTAACTTTTTTATAAACATCGCATCTTTTTTACAAACATCGTGACTTTATTTCAAAGCCACAGATCCATCAACCATGTATAAAATCCTGAATAAACGATAAAAAACGACTAAGAGCCAAACCCCTGATACGCATGGGTTTGTTTTTTTTAGTTACTTCCTAAAATTGGTCTTGTGTTAACTAGATTTGTATGGGGTATTCATTTCTAAATCCTCATAGGGTTGTAGCATTTTGACCGTTCTTCTCTTTTGGAAATTAGTTGCAAGTATTTTGTTTCTTTTGCATCAGAACAAAAGAATCTGTTAAACATTCCCTTTTTCATATATATTAAAAGGGAATGTTTTCATTTTAATTTATTAAATGTATAACAGGGAGGAAAGTAATGAAATTTAAAAAAATAAGTACTGCTTTTTTAACATTGATATGTGCTCTCACGCTTCCCTTTTCTACAACATTGGCTGAGGGAACAAGTAAATCACCACCTACATCTAAGATGTTATTACCATACGCATCTGGAGGGTGGGATCATGTAGGAACTTCTAAAATAGATAGGTGGAATCAGATAGGATGGCATTCAGGTTATGCATATTCAACTGGAGGAGACTTTCTGGTTTGTGTAGAGCCTGCAAACAATTGGAAAATGACCTATACGTTATGGGAGTATGATAGTCCTTCTTATTCTAAGAAAGTAGGAACAAGAACTTATACAGGGATCGGTTGTTTAGCGCCATTTCGTGGTATAGGAGCTTATGTTGATGGTAGCAATAATAAAGCTGAATTTTTTATTTCTACAACAGACCCCGAAGGCACTGGAGTTGCTACGTTCTGGGATTAATCGGAAACAAATTCGAATACATGATAAAAAGGATTCTAGTGCATAGTTTGGATTAAAAGTAGTTTATGAAAGTAGCAATCCCCTATATAATATAGGAGTTGCTACTTTCTTTTCTTTGTATTCGGGGTAGCCCAATATTAGTTAAATAAGCAGCTAAAAGGATCTTTCAATTGGAGATCCTTTTTCAGTACCGATAACATCGCTTATGTTAACTATTCTCTTACATGTAAGATTACTGTATTACACCAGTTAGCACAGTCAGTAGACGCTTAAAATCACCCTTTAAATCATTTTAAAGTTGTGGCCTTATTTTCAATAAGGGAAAATCAAAACAAGCCCCTTAAAAAGCCAATATGGAGCTCTCAGTGGTATATAGGGGTACCGACAGCAAAACGAAAATATTGTACGTTAAGGCTAAATAGTAGTACCAAAAGGTGTTCCAAAATCAAAGTATCATCTACATCTTTTATGAAACTCTCTTAGCGTACAAAATTTCCGAAATGTTGGCGAGACCCCTTTAACTCCTGGAAAGATTCCTCTACCTTTTTAGCGATTTCAGCGGAATGGCTAGAAAGCGGGATCTCTTTGACTCCATAATCTAAGTCTTGAATAGCAATAGGTCTGAGAACGTCCGTTATTCCTTCCTTATAGCATGCCACTCCAAAATGAAGTGTATGGTCTAGACTTACATTAAGTGATGTCTCATCAGCAATTTGTGCGATTGTGCTTGGGGTAACCATACTTCGTCTATTTACTCTTACCATGTTGAAAATCCTCCTCATTAGTAGTTGAAGCGGCTTGCTGCCGCTTAGTTGTGTTTATCTTGCTCTCTATTAATCTAGGAAGTAGCGGTCTGTGACGCCCTTGTAACAGGTTATTGGAATACACTGTCGATTTCGATCATTTATTCACTCCTTTCGTTGAATAATGTCGTTCTGTACACATATATTAAAACGATATTTGCGTTTTGTGAAACGATATATGCATTTTATATTTCTATTTTAGTTTTAAGATGATAAAATAGAACTTGAGAGGTGAGACAATGAAAGAAATTAATTTACAGGACATGAGTGTTAAAAATGCTATTCGCATCATGATGGAAGATACTGATCTCGATCAATTCCAAAAGATCGCTAAGGCTTTAGATAAGCAAAAGTCTTCATTTCAATCATCATTGGATCGAAACACAGTTCGTGTAGAGGACTTAAAGAAAATAGCCGCTCTGCTCGGCTACACAGTAAAGCTGGAGAAAAACGAGGACGATCAGTAAAACACTAATCTTGTACATATCACCAACAAAACAGCAATAAAAAGAGCGGCCGCAGCGCCGCTTTTTTTGTTATTCATCATTAATCATGCTTAACATGGTAAAATTTAAATTATTTGTAAAGTAAATAGTATAGGGGGAGCTAGCATGTTTGAAAAACAAAACGAAAGACCTTACTTGATCATTTCTAAAGAAGAAGCGGAGAAACAAATTGAGGAACAAATTCAAAAAGGGTGCGAATTTTACAAACGGGAAGTACTATCAAAAGGAGAACTGGAACAAGTTCTAAATGATGTTGAAAGATGGATAAGATATACATACGAACTACTTGAATCATTTTTTAATAACACCGATCCAGCAAAAGAGTTTAAAAATGCTGGAGACGCATTACTCATCTCTATCAAAAAATCAATTCTTACTGAAGACATCGAAGACCTCTTTAAAGGTTTCATTAAAGATTTTAAGTTAGATCTTAATCACTATCTAGAAAACTTACGTAGCCTACAGGAACGACTAAAATTTTATGAACGACCTACAATCGAAACCAAAGAAGATACCACAGCACAACATAAATTGCCTTCTAAAATTAATACTAACAAAGTTTTTATTGTTCATGGCCATGATAACGAAGCAAAAGAGACTGTTGCTCGTTTTATCGAAAAAATAGGATTAGAAGCAATCATTTTACATGAGCAAGCTAGTGCTGGGCGAACCATTATCGAAAAAATCGAAGCTCATTCAGAAGTTGATTTTGCTATTGTGTTACTAACACCAGACGACGTTGGTGCAGCTAAAGATAAAAAAGACAATTTACAACCAAGAGCACGACAGAATGTTATTTTAGAGCTCGGTTATTTTATGGCCAAGTTAGGACGCGGAAAGGTAGCAGCATTACATAAAGGAAATACTGACATTCCTTCAGACTATCAAGGTGTTCTTTACACACCGCTGGATACCTCTGGTGCTTGGAAATACTTTTTGGCCAAAGAAATGCAAGCAGCTGGAATTAATGTCGATATGAATAAAATTTAATCCATTACATAAAAAAAGCGGCCGTAGCGCCGCTTCAGTTTGTAGACAAATCGTTAATATACGACTTGTTTTTTATTTTGATGTAATTTATTTTTTAGCACACGCACCGACACATCTGATAGCATCACTTGTTTTCAGAGCAGCAAATTGAGTGAGTGCAGCTAAACAAACAGGGTTAGGACCAAATATACATGAAACAGCTGTTACATCAACTATTAAGTCCCTTAACCATTTTGGTACACCTGAACGACTCAAACACTTATCCATACAACTTGAAAAACTAGCTTTTTTACTTAGAGTACTGTTTTTGTTGCAATCATTAGTAAAACATTCTTGTTTTGCTTTATTAATATATTCTTGATAGTTGTTTGATTGAACATCTAATTTTTTGTTTTCATTAGTAATTATCCACCCTGATTCTAATTCACTTGTTTCAGCATTAACAATATAGTCAATTCTGTCAATTCCATCTTGAGAAAAAAGGACATGTTTTTTGCCTTTGTTTAAGTTAAGGACTCTTAAGAATTGGTACGTAACTTTGCTTGGATCAGAATTATCGACTATAAACGACATATACCCTACATTTTCATCTAATGATACTTTTTTACTTTTCAATTTGTAAATAACAGCAGTCATGTTTGTCTCAGGAAATAAATATACTTCTTGTTGATAGAGTTCTATGTTTTCCTTTTTATGTTTTTTAATGACTTCTTTTTTAGTACTACTTATATATTTTTCATACTTTTTTATTTCCTTTTATCAGTTATTTGAATAGATAATTCATTTTCTGAATTTTCGCCATCTGTATTCATAGCATAAGTAGAAGAGGAAACGCCCAAGACTAAGAGACACATAACCATAAATGCTTTAAGTACCACTCTCATTTTCCATTAACTCTCCTTTTTGTTTGATTTTTCAAAATATTCAATAATATAATATTATCAAACAGAGTATCATATTACAATATTTAGGAGGTAAATAAATGATTGAAACCAAACAGAAATTGTTATTTGTTCTTTATTTGATGTTAATGATTGTTTCTTTAGTAGCACTCTATTTAAATTCTTATACTTTTCTTTGGATTTCTTCTTCCTTGTCATTAATATTCATAGTTATATATTTATTGAATTTTAATAAAGGTTCTTCCCTAAAGATCATAATTAAAAAACCCCTTATTTTGGCTATTTCAGTTTGTTTTATTGTGATCCTAATATACTTTTTGTTAGATTTATTTTTTTCTCTCCCTGAATTCGAAACAACAATGTTGATAAATGTAATTACAACATTGTTTATAGGAACTTTATATTTCTTTCTTTATTCTCAATCCATCCAAAAAAATAAAAAAGATCTTTAATTAGATCTTTTCAGACTGTAGCGGCCGCAACGCCGCTCTTTTTTCAGTAGTTACTGGTTCTGTGTTTCCTCCTCCTTGCTAGCGCCAAAAAATGTACATGAGAATGTCAATCCAATGTACATGAGAATGTACATGAGAATGTAAATGAGAGATAGTCGATAAACCGTTGATACGAATGGGTTTAAACGCTGTTATATTTTTACAATGTAAATGAGAATGTAAATCCAATGTACTTGAGGATGTAAATCTTATTAGTTAACAGCAATATAACAACAATAACAGCAATATATAAATATAACGTCGATCTCTCTGTCGAAAATCCTTTCGACCATACCTAAAAATCAGTTAAAAAACAGCTCTG from Bacillus sp. FJAT-52991 harbors:
- a CDS encoding nucleotide-binding protein, whose protein sequence is MFEKQNERPYLIISKEEAEKQIEEQIQKGCEFYKREVLSKGELEQVLNDVERWIRYTYELLESFFNNTDPAKEFKNAGDALLISIKKSILTEDIEDLFKGFIKDFKLDLNHYLENLRSLQERLKFYERPTIETKEDTTAQHKLPSKINTNKVFIVHGHDNEAKETVARFIEKIGLEAIILHEQASAGRTIIEKIEAHSEVDFAIVLLTPDDVGAAKDKKDNLQPRARQNVILELGYFMAKLGRGKVAALHKGNTDIPSDYQGVLYTPLDTSGAWKYFLAKEMQAAGINVDMNKI
- a CDS encoding AAA family ATPase — protein: MIYLITGPMASGKSTVAELMAKKFKRSVHLRGDVFRKMIISGREEMSENPSEEAEIQLDLRYQLTAEVAKGYSNAGFTVIVQDNYYGEKLPYILELMAPEKVEPIVLTPTADVIREREHNRGKAGYIGFDVDNLRKEFLKTTPHIGLWIDNSVEQPHETVDHIMNELGTDSN
- a CDS encoding IS3 family transposase (programmed frameshift), encoding MSKYTVDDKLKAVERYLTGKEGYKTIAESIGTVKSLVITWVKLFEAQGIEGFNKGYTSYSSQFKLDVLNFMNETGASLRETASTFNISSPSTIHKWDQLLKTEGLDALKPKKKGRPSMKKETNKLPPAEGSVEALQAKIERLEMENAYFKKVEYFSSNAGKITNKIKAQVIFELKCQYDVVDLVEVAGIPRSTYYYWEKRLNRVDKYADVKEAIKKIYHEHKGRYGYRRITKELKKYGFTHDPKTINRLMNELSLKCMVRMKKYRSYKGNVGKIAPNVLQRDFHANKMNQKWVTDVTEFHLFGEKRYLSPVLDLCNGEIIAYKVMSRPVYQLVGDMLDEAIKRLKPEDKLILHSDQGWHYQMKKYQKTLQDHQIIQSMSRKGNCLDNAVIENFFGLLKSELLYLQEFESMEHFEKELEDYIEYYNHKRMKAKLKDLSPVEYRTQVLEAA
- a CDS encoding AsnC family protein, whose protein sequence is MGNSQPILNNHETFIDDWHECYISSSKITGFVCTFRLNNKKHHFYGLNDLKELIAEANKRRKDVYLSLNAFEYGSRTAQSLKQIRNIGVDIDCYKLNISVEAATEEIKRLIIDLKIPNPNLFIHSGRGIQLIYSISGGASPKMAFLSQYITTQFISELKHLGADTSGTDVTRVFRLPYSVNSKNGKQVKVDMWRTLEYSLEGLYSYCTPLERRRKPSKQRKGTLVTIPSNKGLRNLYSLNNGKKNDLEKLVALRNGDIEKRNKLTYIYAYTVALILKNKEATLGFAYQLNDKLADPQKVKEVTRTAGNAYDDAIKFFEEFAKRDYKMWYQNMDGIIRPMKSETIIEELEITPEEMEHFSIIIDGQEKQERNTKAKREKRRKEGVQEREQYIKQQQDKTDDKLFKLQQLLEENPKCSNVKLGQLLGVSEGYIRKLKKQL